The following coding sequences lie in one Mucilaginibacter sp. KACC 22773 genomic window:
- a CDS encoding RNA polymerase sigma-70 factor produces the protein MLDTEIKYLLNDIALNNNRASFKRVYLFYYSKLFWFAKSFVKTDEAAEEIIDDVFLNLWMQRARLTDIGNFSNYCYMSVKNKSLTHVSKAKLNQVNIDDVEVDIADSAATGEDRLICNDTTALINNSLSKLTDQCKLVFKLVKEDGLKYREVAELLSLSIKTVEYHMGNALRQISVGIVNSQKDQLPAQGKVVSEK, from the coding sequence ATGTTGGATACCGAAATAAAATATCTGCTAAATGATATTGCTTTAAATAACAACAGGGCATCCTTTAAAAGGGTGTACCTGTTTTATTACAGCAAATTATTTTGGTTTGCCAAATCGTTTGTAAAAACCGATGAGGCCGCCGAGGAGATCATAGACGACGTGTTTTTAAACCTTTGGATGCAGCGCGCGAGGCTAACCGATATTGGTAATTTTAGTAACTATTGCTATATGTCGGTTAAAAATAAATCATTAACACATGTTTCAAAAGCGAAGCTGAACCAGGTAAATATTGATGATGTTGAGGTAGACATTGCCGATTCGGCAGCTACAGGCGAAGACCGGCTGATCTGTAATGATACTACAGCGCTTATCAACAATTCGCTCAGTAAATTAACCGACCAATGCAAACTGGTTTTTAAACTGGTAAAAGAAGATGGTTTAAAATACCGAGAAGTTGCCGAACTGTTAAGCCTATCTATCAAAACGGTAGAATACCACATGGGTAACGCGCTGCGGCAGATTTCGGTCGGGATAGTTAACTCGCAAAAAGACCAGCTGCCTGCTCAGGGAAAGGTGGTTTCTGAAAAATAA
- a CDS encoding aldose epimerase family protein — MQKVYKKQYLFYSFALSLLVSCSGPAEKKEAAADSTSTVAAAAPDAKNFEATINGKAVKLYTLKNNKGASVAITNYGGRVVSLLVPDNKAALTDVVLGYDSVKTYQKPKEPFFGAIIGRYGNRIGKGKFSLDGKAYQLDINDGVNTLHGGFKGFYAQVFDAAQPNDSTLNLTYVSKDGEGGYPGTLTSKVTYTLTADNALKIEYTATTDKTTIVNLTNHAYFNLNGEGDSTILDNIVKIDADNITPVDTTLIPTGKLQPVKGTPFDFTTAKAIGANINDKDDQLKNGKGYDHNFALNKHDITKSIATVSSPKTGIVMDIYTDEPGLQFYSGNFLTGATKDGKGGKSYPHRSAFCMETQHFPDAPNQPAFASTVLKPGQTYHTTTIYKFSNK; from the coding sequence ATGCAAAAAGTATACAAAAAACAGTACTTATTTTACAGCTTCGCGTTATCGCTATTGGTAAGCTGCAGTGGCCCGGCCGAAAAAAAGGAAGCAGCGGCAGATTCTACATCAACAGTAGCCGCCGCGGCACCTGATGCCAAAAACTTTGAGGCTACTATAAACGGCAAGGCTGTTAAGCTTTACACATTAAAAAACAACAAAGGCGCCAGCGTAGCCATCACCAATTATGGCGGCCGCGTTGTAAGCCTGCTGGTACCCGATAATAAAGCAGCTTTAACCGATGTGGTTTTGGGCTATGATAGCGTAAAAACTTACCAAAAGCCTAAAGAACCATTTTTTGGCGCCATTATAGGCCGTTATGGTAACCGCATAGGCAAAGGAAAATTTAGCCTTGACGGCAAAGCTTACCAACTGGATATAAACGATGGTGTTAATACCCTGCATGGCGGCTTTAAAGGGTTTTATGCACAGGTGTTTGATGCCGCGCAACCAAACGACAGTACCCTTAACCTTACTTATGTATCTAAAGACGGTGAAGGCGGTTACCCCGGCACGCTTACAAGTAAAGTAACATACACCTTAACAGCTGATAACGCGCTTAAGATAGAATATACGGCTACAACAGATAAAACTACCATAGTGAACCTCACCAACCACGCCTATTTTAACCTGAACGGCGAGGGCGACTCTACTATTTTAGATAACATAGTGAAAATTGATGCCGACAACATAACACCGGTTGATACCACACTGATCCCGACAGGGAAATTGCAGCCGGTAAAAGGCACGCCTTTTGATTTTACTACTGCAAAAGCCATTGGTGCCAACATAAACGATAAGGACGACCAACTGAAAAATGGTAAAGGCTACGATCATAACTTCGCGCTTAATAAGCATGATATCACCAAATCTATAGCTACTGTAAGCAGCCCAAAAACAGGTATTGTGATGGACATATATACCGACGAACCGGGCCTGCAGTTTTATAGCGGTAACTTTTTAACCGGTGCAACCAAAGACGGTAAAGGCGGTAAATCTTACCCGCACCGTTCGGCATTTTGCATGGAGACGCAGCATTTTCCTGATGCGCCAAACCAGCCTGCGTTTGCATCAACCGTGTTAAAGCCTGGGCAAACTTATCATACTACAACCATTTACAAATTCAGTAATAAGTAG
- a CDS encoding cyclase family protein, with the protein MKQSNNNPKLVDLSHVIFDGLITYKGLPAPIICDYLSREKSKEFYETGTEFQIGKIEMVTNTGTYIDCPFHRFEHGADMSEVSLEQFANLEATTINACNVTAIGPDFFRDKEVRGKAVIVFTGWSKHWNTDTYFENHPYLTAEAAQYLKEQEVKLVGIDSHNIDDTTGKSRPVHTTLLGAGILIVEHLCNLDKLPPDGYKFNAVPPKFKGVGTFPVRAYAMVAG; encoded by the coding sequence ATGAAACAATCCAATAACAACCCCAAACTGGTAGATCTCAGCCACGTTATTTTCGACGGATTGATAACCTATAAAGGCCTGCCAGCCCCAATCATTTGCGATTATTTAAGCCGCGAAAAATCAAAAGAGTTTTATGAAACCGGTACCGAATTCCAGATAGGAAAAATTGAAATGGTAACCAATACGGGCACATACATTGATTGCCCTTTCCACCGGTTTGAGCACGGCGCCGATATGTCTGAAGTTTCTTTAGAACAATTTGCCAACCTTGAGGCCACCACCATAAATGCCTGCAATGTAACGGCAATTGGCCCCGATTTCTTTCGTGATAAAGAAGTTCGGGGTAAGGCAGTAATTGTATTTACCGGCTGGAGCAAACACTGGAATACCGATACCTATTTTGAAAACCACCCCTACCTTACAGCCGAAGCTGCCCAATATTTAAAAGAACAGGAAGTAAAATTGGTTGGTATAGATAGCCATAACATTGATGATACTACAGGCAAAAGCCGGCCGGTACACACCACTTTATTGGGCGCGGGGATTTTAATAGTAGAGCATTTATGTAACCTGGACAAACTCCCCCCGGATGGTTATAAATTTAACGCCGTGCCACCTAAGTTTAAAGGTGTGGGCACTTTTCCGGTAAGGGCTTACGCGATGGTGGCGGGCTGA
- a CDS encoding RagB/SusD family nutrient uptake outer membrane protein — MKTNTKYFIWAFAAVVCLSACTKKLDQVNPNQQTAASFWKTQADAIAGLNAAYGSLIIDGTYMRFTPAMLDIRGDDVRSNSPWTAFYNIGRFALGTADGAGYGWAYGAYYEGVARANQVLDNVPNITMDAGLKSRILGQAHFLRGLYFFHLVNFFGKVSLPTHYVKTSADYFVKQSTEAEGWKQVEDDFTAAAALLPASYTSTNGPDAGQIGRATKGAAMAFLGKALLFNKDFAGAATQFKAIIDANVYSLVANYKDNFTEANENNSESIFEVQFSRDAGGTDLGWGGAPVSTWGRTSARAITFAPRSFGWTDVQPTFSALNEYMIEKTVDGNVDPRVDATIYYNKPGETLYGQSFFDRYKNNPADLNDIFCRKYENGDTRADEFDWRSGINERIMRYADVLLMYAECLNETGQTAQAYPYIQMVRTRAKLPDLATTKPGMTQAQMRDQLAHERLLEFCLEGHRFDDIRRWGWLQDPAKLALLKSRDAEFNTYQAGREYFPIPQSEIDNNPGFKQNATY, encoded by the coding sequence ATGAAAACAAACACAAAATATTTTATATGGGCATTCGCAGCTGTAGTATGCCTTAGCGCCTGTACTAAGAAGTTAGACCAGGTAAATCCAAATCAGCAAACAGCAGCGTCATTCTGGAAAACGCAGGCCGATGCTATCGCTGGCTTAAATGCCGCTTATGGCAGTTTAATTATTGATGGTACTTACATGCGTTTTACACCGGCTATGCTGGATATCAGGGGCGACGATGTACGTAGTAACAGCCCATGGACAGCATTTTATAACATTGGCCGTTTTGCATTAGGCACAGCAGATGGTGCAGGCTACGGCTGGGCTTATGGCGCATATTATGAAGGTGTTGCCCGTGCCAACCAGGTGCTGGATAATGTGCCCAACATTACAATGGATGCCGGCTTAAAAAGCCGCATACTGGGCCAGGCCCATTTTTTAAGGGGATTGTATTTTTTTCACCTGGTTAACTTTTTTGGCAAGGTATCGTTGCCTACCCACTATGTAAAAACATCGGCCGATTATTTTGTAAAACAATCAACCGAGGCCGAAGGCTGGAAACAGGTAGAAGATGATTTTACCGCGGCTGCTGCTTTGCTGCCGGCATCCTACACATCAACCAACGGACCGGATGCAGGACAGATTGGTCGTGCCACTAAAGGCGCCGCCATGGCATTCCTGGGCAAAGCTTTATTGTTTAACAAAGATTTTGCCGGAGCCGCTACGCAGTTTAAAGCGATTATTGACGCAAACGTGTACAGCCTGGTTGCAAACTACAAAGACAATTTTACCGAAGCCAACGAAAATAATTCAGAATCGATATTTGAAGTGCAGTTTTCACGCGACGCCGGGGGTACAGATCTTGGCTGGGGCGGTGCACCGGTATCAACCTGGGGCCGTACATCGGCAAGGGCCATTACATTTGCTCCGCGCAGTTTTGGGTGGACAGACGTGCAACCTACATTTTCGGCATTGAACGAATACATGATCGAAAAAACAGTTGACGGTAACGTTGATCCAAGGGTTGATGCCACCATTTATTACAACAAACCCGGCGAGACCTTGTATGGCCAATCGTTTTTTGACAGGTACAAGAATAACCCTGCCGATTTGAACGACATATTTTGCCGCAAATATGAAAACGGTGATACCCGTGCTGATGAATTTGACTGGCGCTCGGGCATCAACGAAAGGATTATGCGCTACGCCGATGTATTGCTGATGTATGCCGAGTGCCTGAACGAGACCGGCCAAACCGCACAGGCTTATCCGTACATACAGATGGTACGTACCCGTGCCAAACTTCCCGACCTGGCAACTACCAAACCAGGCATGACCCAGGCCCAGATGCGCGATCAGCTTGCACATGAAAGGTTGTTGGAGTTTTGTTTGGAAGGTCACCGTTTTGATGATATCCGCCGTTGGGGATGGTTGCAGGATCCGGCCAAACTGGCTTTATTAAAATCGCGCGATGCTGAGTTTAATACTTACCAGGCAGGCCGCGAATATTTTCCTATCCCGCAATCAGAAATTGATAACAACCCTGGTTTTAAACAAAACGCTACTTATTAA
- a CDS encoding NUDIX hydrolase — MQKYSKQTRLLLAVDCIIFGFDGDTLKILLIKRGFEPEKGNWSLMGGFVQVAESLDQAANRILKQLTGLEGVYLEQLHTFGSTKRDPIERTVSITYFALIDINKYEIQLSKDYHADWFPLKRVPKLIFDQQEMVEAAKKRIRYKAAMHPILFELLPARFTIPQLQTLYESVFNTQIDKRNFSKRVLATGLLIKLNDKDKAGSKRGAYYYQLNMQNYYAKFQAFMNFIPNPDTL, encoded by the coding sequence ATGCAAAAATATTCGAAACAAACGCGACTTTTACTGGCAGTTGACTGCATTATATTTGGATTTGATGGTGATACTTTAAAAATTCTGCTGATAAAAAGGGGCTTCGAACCCGAGAAGGGGAACTGGAGTTTGATGGGTGGTTTTGTACAGGTTGCCGAAAGCCTTGACCAGGCCGCCAACCGTATTTTAAAACAGCTTACCGGGCTCGAAGGCGTCTATTTAGAGCAATTACACACATTTGGCAGCACAAAACGCGATCCTATTGAACGCACCGTGTCAATTACCTACTTTGCATTAATAGATATCAATAAATATGAAATTCAGCTAAGTAAAGATTACCACGCCGATTGGTTCCCGCTAAAACGCGTACCTAAACTCATTTTCGATCAGCAGGAAATGGTAGAGGCAGCCAAAAAACGCATCAGGTACAAAGCCGCCATGCACCCCATTTTGTTTGAACTTTTACCGGCAAGGTTTACAATTCCGCAATTGCAAACCCTTTACGAGAGCGTTTTTAACACCCAGATTGATAAACGGAATTTTAGCAAACGCGTTTTGGCCACAGGTTTACTCATTAAGCTAAACGATAAAGATAAAGCCGGCTCAAAACGCGGCGCATACTATTATCAATTGAATATGCAAAATTACTATGCTAAATTTCAGGCATTTATGAATTTTATTCCCAACCCGGATACACTTTAA
- a CDS encoding FecR family protein, with protein sequence MINNIWILIGKKLSGEATAEELAELEELLRQGGTDLYPVDLLENLWREENKPKADDKLEAKWAAFEDKLDTADKAEADELAQPENQENGKSKSGIIKFLKFFSMVVAACFALVFFVINKKDVTGPVKSNQITAPQNGISKIQLSDGTRVWLNAGSKLIYDASYGLEQRKVSLQGEALFDVVKDAQHPFIVTTSTISIKVLGTRFNVRAYNNDKTSEASLIHGRIELTILKTPEKKIILKAADKLTINNEQPVLTGKALVPSDKSITEETPLMVLGQIHQAKKDTLPSEALWVENKLAFDAEDFESLAKQLERRYNVTIVFKNDDLKKLRFTGKFKNETIAKALKALKTTTYFHYKTDNNQVLIY encoded by the coding sequence ATGATCAACAATATCTGGATACTTATTGGTAAAAAGTTAAGTGGGGAGGCTACCGCCGAAGAGCTGGCCGAACTTGAAGAACTTTTGCGGCAAGGCGGTACCGATTTATACCCGGTTGATTTACTGGAAAATTTATGGCGCGAAGAAAATAAACCCAAAGCTGACGACAAGCTGGAAGCCAAATGGGCTGCCTTTGAAGATAAACTTGATACAGCCGATAAAGCAGAGGCCGACGAATTGGCCCAACCAGAAAACCAGGAAAACGGTAAATCCAAATCGGGGATAATTAAGTTTCTTAAGTTTTTTTCGATGGTAGTGGCCGCTTGTTTTGCGTTGGTGTTTTTTGTGATAAATAAAAAAGATGTAACAGGCCCTGTTAAGTCAAACCAAATAACCGCTCCACAAAACGGCATCAGTAAAATTCAGCTGTCTGATGGCACCAGAGTATGGTTAAACGCCGGCAGTAAACTAATTTACGATGCCAGCTACGGACTTGAACAAAGAAAAGTTAGCCTGCAGGGCGAGGCGCTGTTTGATGTGGTTAAGGATGCCCAACACCCGTTTATAGTTACCACATCAACAATCAGCATTAAAGTACTGGGTACCCGGTTTAATGTAAGGGCCTATAACAACGATAAAACATCCGAAGCTTCGCTGATACATGGGCGTATAGAATTAACCATTTTAAAAACCCCCGAGAAAAAGATTATTTTAAAAGCCGCCGATAAGCTCACCATTAATAATGAGCAGCCTGTTTTAACAGGCAAGGCTTTAGTGCCATCAGATAAAAGCATAACCGAAGAAACGCCATTGATGGTTTTGGGGCAGATTCATCAGGCAAAAAAAGACACGCTGCCTTCTGAAGCCCTGTGGGTTGAAAACAAGCTGGCCTTTGACGCCGAAGACTTTGAAAGCCTGGCCAAACAGCTGGAACGCCGCTATAATGTTACCATTGTTTTTAAAAACGATGACCTGAAAAAATTAAGGTTTACCGGCAAGTTTAAAAACGAAACCATAGCCAAAGCCTTAAAAGCACTTAAAACAACAACCTACTTCCATTATAAAACCGACAATAATCAAGTTTTAATTTATTAA
- a CDS encoding PDDEXK nuclease domain-containing protein, producing the protein MRSKNNPFPLFENIKTIIAETQHYIVRNVNAAMILTYFQIGKMIVEDEQHGSQRAEYAKETLIYLSNELNKEFGKGYSVSNLEYMRGFYITYQHRISQTLSGKFDQLLKSQTLSGKSPIPFPLGWSQYVLLLKIKNEDERNFYEIEAAANNWSVRELQRQYNSALFERLALSKDKNEVKQLATKGQIIEKPADALKSHYVLEFLGLKEESKYSENDFETAIIDKLEHFMLELGKGFLFEGRQRRFTFEGDSFFVDLVFYNRLLRCFVLFDLKIGKLTHQDIGQMQMYVNYYDRKIKTKDENPTIGVILCKEENRTVIEFTLPQGSNQIFAKEYKAVLPSKEALKKQLE; encoded by the coding sequence ATGAGATCAAAAAACAATCCCTTCCCACTTTTTGAAAATATCAAAACCATAATAGCCGAGACGCAGCATTATATTGTCAGGAATGTTAACGCTGCTATGATCCTTACTTATTTTCAAATAGGTAAAATGATTGTAGAAGATGAGCAACATGGAAGCCAACGAGCAGAATACGCTAAAGAAACGCTAATATATTTAAGCAATGAATTAAATAAAGAATTTGGGAAAGGGTATTCCGTCTCTAACCTGGAGTATATGAGAGGCTTTTATATAACCTACCAACATCGAATTTCCCAGACACTGTCTGGGAAATTCGATCAACTATTAAAATCCCAGACACTGTCTGGGAAATCTCCCATCCCGTTTCCATTGGGGTGGTCACAATATGTTTTGTTGCTTAAAATTAAAAATGAAGATGAACGCAACTTTTATGAAATAGAAGCTGCAGCAAATAATTGGTCGGTAAGAGAATTGCAGCGGCAATACAATTCGGCATTATTTGAAAGATTAGCTTTAAGCAAGGATAAAAACGAGGTTAAACAGCTTGCAACAAAAGGACAAATAATAGAAAAGCCTGCCGATGCACTTAAAAGCCATTACGTGTTAGAGTTTCTTGGGTTAAAAGAAGAAAGTAAATACTCTGAAAATGACTTTGAAACCGCCATTATAGATAAGTTAGAGCATTTTATGTTGGAACTTGGTAAAGGGTTTCTGTTTGAAGGACGGCAACGCCGGTTCACATTTGAAGGAGATAGCTTTTTTGTCGATCTTGTATTTTATAATAGGCTACTTAGGTGCTTCGTTCTTTTCGACTTAAAAATCGGGAAGTTAACACATCAGGATATTGGGCAGATGCAGATGTATGTAAATTATTACGACAGAAAAATAAAAACAAAGGATGAAAACCCAACAATAGGTGTTATTCTTTGCAAAGAGGAAAACAGAACGGTTATAGAATTTACCCTTCCACAAGGTAGCAATCAAATATTTGCCAAGGAGTATAAAGCGGTATTACCAAGCAAAGAAGCCCTTAAAAAGCAGCTGGAGTAA
- a CDS encoding TonB-dependent receptor, with amino-acid sequence MFKFILALVIVSSFQVFAKGYGQTVINVNFQNVTLKKAFKEIEKKSDYRFLYNDDILAKNELPASLNVANASLDETMAALLAKTNLVYKLSENNLVILSEKGATVSILTVTGKVTDEAGMPMPGVSIKVKGTSAGSQTDVQGRYVLNIPDASASNVVLVFSFIGYTTQEVPLNGSSSLNVQLKASSNSLNEVIVVGYGSVKKKDLTGSVSVVNVDNAKKTASYDVAKLLQGQAAGVSVQGSGEPGGFVQIKIRGISTFGNNSPLFVIDGVPVDAPFDFPTDNIETIQVLKDASAAAIYGSRAATGVVIITSKKGKSGPLKVNYNGYYGLQNIAKRMDVTDRVGYQKITTAAELNAGLTIAPANDPSNAAFISKTNTDWQKEMFKTGKIQDHNLNLSGGSDAISYNVGLGYFDNTSTLSGPQSYRRYNFTGSFQGKKGIFSFGGKTAYTQSHKNNPAITSSHAVFGGGLTSMLTAIPTMPVYDPNRLGGYGGSDNVTQRAITLNVIGMNNLVTDYSNRNRMFGNFWGELELVKNLKYKVNVSYDRTDYENFHYEPSYDLGFYYLNTKYYLNDQNGNAHTGLVENTLSYQLTAGKHKLDVLAGTSYQEDHNQFVTGTASAAGSLQFFTFGSIADPTSKGLDGYKDASTLLSYFGRLNYNYDSRYLLTVNFRRDGSSRFGPKNRFGNFPSIAAAWNVGNEKAFHLPSFISSLKLRTGYGVLGNQNFANYMYQSYINGNASYLFGNTLAPGATTVAVSDPNIKWESTSTANAAVDFGFFNDKLALTAEYFYKKSTDILAGIPLPLSVGSVPASVTTNAASTENKGVEFSVSYRENIGKLQLNVTANANTLKNKVLKLGGTNNPIYGAGSKTEVGREVGELYGFVTEGIFQNQADITSHATQTLAAPGDVKFKDVNGDHVITDADRVYLGSVIPKLYYGLNVGASYQNFDASFFLQGSAGNKVFNGVYHDLMVGQYGNSSTAELNFWTPTNTNTNIPRPIIGDPNGNSRFSDRFVESGSYIKLQNAQLGYTIPKNILNKTHVFSSLRVYLSGQNLLIISKYRGYDPDFISDGLFSRGYDYGSFPNPRTVMLGVQVGL; translated from the coding sequence ATGTTTAAATTTATCCTTGCCCTGGTGATTGTATCGTCATTTCAGGTTTTTGCAAAAGGATATGGCCAGACAGTTATCAATGTTAATTTCCAGAATGTTACCTTAAAAAAGGCATTCAAGGAGATCGAAAAAAAATCTGACTACCGCTTTTTGTATAACGACGATATACTGGCAAAAAATGAATTGCCCGCCAGTCTTAACGTTGCCAATGCATCGTTAGATGAAACAATGGCCGCCCTGCTTGCCAAAACCAACCTGGTTTACAAGCTGAGCGAAAATAACCTGGTGATACTGTCAGAAAAAGGTGCCACAGTATCGATACTTACCGTAACCGGTAAGGTTACCGACGAGGCCGGCATGCCGATGCCCGGCGTAAGCATCAAAGTAAAAGGAACAAGCGCCGGTTCGCAAACTGATGTGCAGGGAAGGTATGTACTGAACATTCCGGATGCCAGCGCCAGTAACGTGGTGTTGGTGTTTTCGTTTATAGGATATACTACGCAGGAAGTACCGTTAAATGGCAGTTCGTCGCTTAATGTTCAGCTTAAAGCATCGTCAAATTCATTAAACGAAGTTATTGTTGTAGGGTACGGATCGGTAAAAAAGAAAGACCTTACAGGCTCTGTATCGGTAGTAAACGTTGATAATGCCAAAAAAACAGCATCATATGATGTAGCCAAACTATTACAGGGCCAGGCAGCCGGTGTAAGTGTACAGGGATCTGGCGAGCCGGGTGGTTTTGTACAAATCAAAATCAGGGGTATATCTACATTTGGTAACAACAGCCCCCTGTTTGTTATTGATGGCGTACCCGTTGATGCCCCGTTTGATTTCCCTACCGATAATATAGAAACCATACAGGTATTAAAAGATGCGTCAGCAGCTGCAATTTATGGTTCGCGTGCTGCTACAGGAGTGGTTATCATCACGTCTAAAAAAGGGAAATCGGGTCCTTTAAAAGTTAATTATAACGGTTATTACGGCCTGCAAAATATTGCAAAACGAATGGATGTTACCGATAGGGTAGGTTATCAAAAAATAACTACCGCTGCGGAGTTAAATGCCGGCTTAACCATAGCCCCTGCAAATGATCCTTCAAACGCGGCCTTCATCAGTAAAACCAATACCGACTGGCAAAAGGAAATGTTTAAAACCGGCAAAATACAGGATCATAACCTGAACTTATCCGGCGGCAGCGATGCCATAAGCTATAATGTTGGTCTTGGTTATTTTGATAATACCAGCACATTATCTGGTCCGCAAAGCTACAGGCGTTATAACTTTACAGGTAGCTTCCAGGGTAAAAAAGGCATATTTAGCTTTGGTGGTAAAACAGCCTACACCCAATCGCACAAAAATAACCCGGCTATTACAAGTTCGCACGCGGTATTTGGCGGCGGCCTTACCAGCATGCTGACCGCTATACCAACTATGCCGGTTTACGACCCTAACAGGCTGGGCGGCTACGGGGGTAGCGATAACGTAACCCAAAGGGCTATTACCCTTAACGTTATTGGTATGAATAACCTGGTAACCGATTACAGCAACCGTAACAGGATGTTTGGTAACTTTTGGGGCGAACTGGAACTGGTTAAAAACCTTAAATACAAGGTTAACGTAAGCTACGACCGTACCGATTATGAGAACTTCCATTACGAACCATCATACGACCTTGGTTTTTACTACCTGAACACCAAGTATTACCTTAACGATCAAAACGGTAACGCGCATACCGGCCTGGTTGAAAATACCTTATCGTACCAGTTAACCGCAGGCAAACATAAGCTGGATGTTTTGGCGGGTACATCATACCAGGAAGATCATAACCAGTTTGTTACCGGTACAGCATCGGCCGCCGGCAGCCTTCAGTTTTTCACCTTTGGCTCCATTGCCGATCCAACCTCAAAAGGGTTAGATGGTTATAAAGATGCCAGCACATTATTATCATACTTTGGCAGGTTAAACTATAATTACGATAGCCGTTACTTGTTAACCGTAAACTTCAGGCGGGATGGTTCATCAAGGTTTGGTCCTAAAAACCGCTTTGGTAACTTCCCTTCAATTGCCGCCGCCTGGAACGTTGGTAACGAAAAAGCTTTCCATTTACCATCATTTATTAGCAGCTTAAAGCTCCGTACCGGTTATGGCGTATTGGGTAACCAAAATTTTGCCAACTACATGTACCAGTCATACATCAATGGCAACGCCAGCTACCTGTTTGGCAATACCCTTGCACCTGGTGCAACCACAGTTGCCGTTAGTGATCCTAACATTAAATGGGAATCTACATCAACAGCAAATGCTGCGGTTGACTTTGGCTTTTTTAATGATAAACTGGCACTTACCGCCGAGTATTTTTATAAAAAATCTACTGATATCCTGGCTGGTATTCCGTTGCCTTTATCAGTAGGTTCGGTGCCTGCATCGGTAACTACCAACGCAGCATCAACAGAAAATAAAGGTGTTGAGTTTTCTGTAAGCTATCGCGAAAACATTGGCAAACTACAATTGAACGTTACAGCCAATGCCAATACGCTTAAAAATAAAGTATTAAAATTGGGCGGTACCAACAACCCTATATACGGCGCGGGCAGTAAAACTGAAGTTGGCCGCGAAGTAGGCGAGCTATATGGCTTTGTTACTGAAGGCATTTTCCAAAACCAGGCCGATATTACCAGTCACGCTACTCAAACATTGGCCGCGCCAGGCGATGTTAAATTTAAAGATGTTAACGGCGACCATGTGATTACTGATGCCGACAGGGTTTACCTGGGTTCGGTAATTCCAAAACTTTACTACGGCTTAAACGTGGGGGCATCGTACCAAAACTTTGATGCATCGTTTTTCCTGCAAGGCAGCGCCGGCAACAAGGTATTTAACGGTGTATATCACGACCTGATGGTTGGCCAGTACGGCAACTCATCAACAGCCGAACTGAATTTCTGGACCCCGACCAATACCAATACCAACATACCGCGACCAATCATTGGCGACCCGAACGGCAACTCGCGCTTCTCTGATCGTTTTGTGGAAAGCGGCAGCTATATCAAATTACAAAACGCGCAGTTAGGTTATACCATACCTAAAAATATTTTAAATAAAACACATGTTTTCAGCAGCTTAAGAGTGTATCTGTCTGGTCAGAATTTATTGATCATTTCTAAATACCGTGGCTACGACCCTGATTTTATAAGCGACGGTTTATTTAGCCGTGGTTATGATTATGGATCGTTTCCAAATCCAAGAACGGTTATGTTAGGTGTACAGGTAGGATTGTAA